A window of the Branchiostoma lanceolatum isolate klBraLanc5 chromosome 13, klBraLanc5.hap2, whole genome shotgun sequence genome harbors these coding sequences:
- the LOC136446860 gene encoding tetratricopeptide repeat protein 22-like, whose protein sequence is MFPAPANMAEGGDNLLVPKPGFFHLDLFVKDTKDVSPWYDELKTRLDQETGPMESAMTNLLGVFAFYNLRDQGKARKLLESVAQKDENNLNAIANKQFIYGHLMRAKDEMACRDRLQELLSDKSDAARARNARCFAEQGYALAFDVRDDSKDMVSKMRRAISWFESALNLVDNAGAVTIEELLVWKFYLSKCYLRLDQVSGGVQHKAPALTRDDMLKGFIVTRKLLIEVTKLDPTWKHGRFYVARAWAMLGGLESKCNVKVECYETPEYLIKEIPKTKGAEHIGPHVGCFEKAVEINPNDSEIYRRCGHMYLVEHLYENARRRLDKSIDIMPAIATNWVAYYIRSLVNMRDYEDKTKQAIRTERPLPSKELLNRAKDDAIASCKGAATPFNNYQLGKVCHRLAIHPVTEKVEDWDELDDALDHFAVALQLEDGFTNPEIQAARGKSLEVAGEHGKAAESYKRAVENDADNTTYLLNLHGVLKNLLILHRNVQGEHYVNEMAFWITEGFKKYADITPVLRECVLEFASQMIQVCQHLIDRDNAKLARMCLECFEGIDNDTCRTDAESMLSSLSKEASGIDDQLMRMSVVQSEQETRVKIPVTVEKPRHGQEFQYDFFVSHSSKDADWVNFALLPALEVESQFKGCVADRDFELGESVFDNIIHSIENSYKTLLILTPNFVTSEWCKYETEQALYERLETRRGCVIPILLEKCDVPKKLRTITYFDVSSDVIGSYDWLRLKKALEQAPLKEN, encoded by the exons ATGTTCCCTGCACCTGCAAACATGGCTGAAGGAGGTGATAACCTACTCGTTCCCAAACCTGGCTTTTTTCACCTTGACCTGTTCGTCAAGGACACGAAGGACGTTTCACCGTGGTATGACGAGCTCAAGACAAGACTGGACCAGGAAACGGGGCCCATGGAAAGTGCTATGACCAACCTCCTGGGTGTTTTTGCGTTCTACAACCTACGCGATCAAGGTAAAGCACGGAAACTTCTGGAGAGCGTCGCCCAAAAGGACGAGAACAATCTCAACGCTATCGCCAACAAACAGTTCATATACGGCCACCTGATGAGAGCAAAGGACGAAATGGCATGTAGGGATCGGTTACAAGAACTGCTTTCTGACAAATCCGATGCTGCAAGAGCACGAAACGCTCGCTGTTTTGCCGAACAGGGATACGCGCTTGCCTTTGATGTTAGGGACGACAGCAAGGATATGGTATCAAAGATGAGGAGGGCTATCAGCTGGTTTGAATCAGCCTTGAATTTGGTAGATAACGCCGGTGCGGTGACCATAGAGGAACTTCTTGTTTGGAAATTCTACCTAAGTAAATGTTACCTGCGACTCGACCAGGTCAGTGGTGGCGTCCAACACAAAGCGCCAGCGTTGACACGCGACGATATGTTGAAAGGTTTCATTGTAACACGAAAGCTTTTGATAGAGGTAACCAAACTTGACCCAACTTGGAAACACGGTAGATTTTACGTTGCACGAGCATGGGCTATGTTAGGAGGTCTGGAGAGTAAATGCAACGTGAAAGTTGAGTGTTATGAAACCCCTGAGTACCTAATCAAAGAAATTCCCAAAACAAAAGGAGCTGAACATATTGGACCGCATGTGGGTTGCTTTGAAAAGGCAGTGGAAATCAATCCCAATGACAGCGAAATCTACAGGAGATGTGGGCACATGTACCTGGTTGAACATCTCTACGAAAATGCTCGAAGGAGGTTGGACAAGTCAATAGACATAATGCCTGCAATTGCAACTAACTGGGTTGCCTACTACATCAGATCCCTCGTAAACATGAGAGATTACgaagacaagacaaaacaagcaatCCGTACTGAAAGGCCATTGCCCTCAAAAGAGTTACTTAACAGGGCCAAAGATGACGCCATTGCCTCCTGTAAAGGTGCAGCGACACCGTTCAATAATTACCAACTCGGAAAAGTCTGTCACAGGCTTGCGATTCATCCGGTAACGGAAAAAGTGGAGGACTGGGATGAATTAGATGACGCCCTTGACCACTTCGCCGTTGCACTGCAGCTGGAAGACGGCTTCACCAACCCCGAGATCCAAGCAGCCAGAGGCAAGAGTCTGGAAGTAGCAGGAGAACACGGGAAGGCTGCAGAGTCGTATAAGCGTGCCGTTGAAAACGATGCTGACAACACAACCTACCTATTGAACCTTCACGGGGTTCTGAAAAACCTTCTGATACTTCATCGGAATGTCCAAGGTGAGCATTATGTCAACGAAATGGCTTTCTGGATCACCGAGGGATTCAAAAAGTACGCGGACATCACACCGGTACTTCGCGAATGCGTCTTAGAGTTTGCCAGCCAAATGATACAGGTATGTCAGCACCTTATTGACCGTGACAATGCCAAACTGGCGAGGATGTGCCTTGAATGTTTTGAAGGGATCGACAATGACACATGTCGCACAGATGCTGAGTCTATGCTATCTTCACTTTCAAAGGAAGCATCTGGAATAGATGACCAACTGATGAGAATGTCTGTAGTACAGTCCGAGCAGGAAACACGCGTGAAGATCCCGGTGACAGTGGAGAAACCGCGTCACGGGCAGGAGTTCCAGTACGACTTCTTCGTCTCACATAGCAGCAAAGACGCCGACTGGGTGAACTTCGCACTTCTTCCAGCATTGGAGGTGGAATCACAATTCAAAG GTTGTGTGGCTGATCGAGACTTTGAACTCGGCGAGAGCGTGTTCGACAACATCATTCACAGCATCGAGAACAGCTACAAGACCCTGTTGATCCTCACACCAAACTTCGTCACCAGTGAGTGGTGTAAGTAcgagacagaacaagcattgtACGAGCGTTTGGAGACAAGGAGAGGGTGTGTTATTCCCATCTTACTCGAGAAGTGTGACGTACCGAAGAAGTTACGAACTATCACGTACTTTGACGTGTCCAGTGACGTAATTGGCTCTTACGATTGGTTGAGATTGAAGAAAGCTTTGGAGCAGGCTCCTTTAAAGGAGAACTGA
- the LOC136447809 gene encoding ninjurin-2-like isoform X1, with translation MPNERSTGVEMEPLTTREATTTTEGGDGASEKSSEDENPTGEEWLLPSGALLGRVISNVNTYATLKTVVQGLMDTALFTSNASQMATLLKDRETDPFTHLEVARVTLLSFSMVFQVVIFALLVVQGATNIEKLEKDAEKRKKQEDMLKATNIAAIVFSMLVVLINIFVTKLE, from the exons ATGCCGAACGAACGCAGCACCGGAGTAGAGATGGAACCCCTCACGACCAGGGAAGCTACCACTACTACAGAGGGGGGCGATGGCGCCAGTGAAAAAAGTTCAGAAGACGAGAACCCCACAG GCGAAGAATGGCTTCTTCCATCGGGGGCGTTATTGG GTCGCGTCATCAGTAACGTGAACACGTACGCGACGCTGAAGACGGTTGTTCAGGGTCTGATGGACACGGCACTGTTCACCAGTAACGCGTCACAGATGGCGACCCTTCTGAAGGACAGGGAAACGGACCCTTTCACACACTTAGAG GTGGCGCGTGTGACACTGCTGTCCTTCTCCATGGTGTTCCAAGTGGTAATCTTCGCCCTGCTGGTTGTCCAGGGCGCCACAAACATCGAGAAGTTAGAGAAGGACGCGGAGAAGAGGAAAAAACAGGAGGACATGCTGAAGGCAACGAACATCGCCGCCATTGTGTTTTCCATGCTGGTCGTTCTGATCAACATATTTGTCACAAAGTTGGAATAA
- the LOC136447809 gene encoding ninjurin-2-like isoform X2, translating to MPNERSTGVEMEPLTTREATTTTEGGDGASEKSSEDENPTGRVISNVNTYATLKTVVQGLMDTALFTSNASQMATLLKDRETDPFTHLEVARVTLLSFSMVFQVVIFALLVVQGATNIEKLEKDAEKRKKQEDMLKATNIAAIVFSMLVVLINIFVTKLE from the exons ATGCCGAACGAACGCAGCACCGGAGTAGAGATGGAACCCCTCACGACCAGGGAAGCTACCACTACTACAGAGGGGGGCGATGGCGCCAGTGAAAAAAGTTCAGAAGACGAGAACCCCACAG GTCGCGTCATCAGTAACGTGAACACGTACGCGACGCTGAAGACGGTTGTTCAGGGTCTGATGGACACGGCACTGTTCACCAGTAACGCGTCACAGATGGCGACCCTTCTGAAGGACAGGGAAACGGACCCTTTCACACACTTAGAG GTGGCGCGTGTGACACTGCTGTCCTTCTCCATGGTGTTCCAAGTGGTAATCTTCGCCCTGCTGGTTGTCCAGGGCGCCACAAACATCGAGAAGTTAGAGAAGGACGCGGAGAAGAGGAAAAAACAGGAGGACATGCTGAAGGCAACGAACATCGCCGCCATTGTGTTTTCCATGCTGGTCGTTCTGATCAACATATTTGTCACAAAGTTGGAATAA